A section of the Tenrec ecaudatus isolate mTenEca1 chromosome 10, mTenEca1.hap1, whole genome shotgun sequence genome encodes:
- the PIPOX gene encoding peroxisomal sarcosine oxidase, which translates to MASPKVLCDAIVIGAGIQGCFTAYHLAQRGKKVLLLDQFLLPHSRGSSHGQSRIIRRAYCEDFYTHMMEECYQLWARLEQEAGTQLHRETGLLLLGLKEHPEFQAFQATLSKHGVAHQHLPPEELKQRFPNIRLPGGESGLLDTSGGVLYADKALRALQDVVRQLGGVVQDGEKVMEITPGLPVTVKTTSRSYQAKSLVITAGPWTNRLLAPLGIQLPLQTLRINVCYWREKVPGSYGVSQAFPCFLGLGLDQAPHHIYGLPAGEYPGMMKVCYHHGNNADPEERDCPSALSDSQDIQILGRFVRDHLPDLEPTPAITERCMYTNTPDEHFILDRHPKHDNIVIGAGFSGHGFKLSPVVGKILCELSMKLPSSYDLTPFRISRFPGLGHTRH; encoded by the exons ATGGCTTCCCCCAAAGTTCTCTGCGACGCCATCGTGATAGGGGCAGGCATTCAGGGCTGCTTCACTGCATACCACCTGGCCCAACGTGGGAAGAAAGTCCTCCTTCTGGACCAG TTCTTGCTGCCGCACTCGCGAGGAAGCTCCCATGGACAGAGCCGGATTATCCGAAGGGCGTACTGTGAAGACTTCTACACCCACATGATGGAGGAGTGTTACCAGCTATGGGCCCGGCTGGAGCAGGAGGCTGGAACCCAATTGCACAG ggAGACTGGACTGCTGCTCCTGGGACTGAAGGAACACCCAGAGTTCCAGGCCTTCCAGGCCACCCTGTCAAAGCACGGGGTGGCGCACCAGCATCTTCCACCGGAGGAGCTGAAGCAACGCTTCCCCAACATCCGGCTGCCCGGGGGAGAGTCGGGGCTCCTGGACACGTCTGGAGGAGTGCTCTATGCAGACAAGGCCCTCCGAGCCCTCCAG GATGTGGTACGGCAGCTGGGAGGCGTGGTGCAGGATGGAGAGAAGGTGATGGAGATCACCCCGGGGCTCCCAGTCACAGTCAAAACCACTTCCAGGAGCTACCAAGCCAAGAGCTTGGTCAtcacagcaggcccttggaccaaCCGGCTCCTCGCTCCCTTGGGAATTCAGCTCCCTCTCCAG ACCCTGCGGATCAACGTGTGCTACTGGCGTGAAAAGGTTCCAGGGAGCTATGGTGTGTCCCAAGCCTTCCCATGcttcctgggcctgggcctggaccAGGCTCCTCACCACATCTACGGGCTGCCTGCGGGGGAGTACCCAGGGATGATGAAG GTCTGCTATCACCACGGCAACAATGCAGATCCCGAGGAGCGGGACTGCCCTTCGGCACTCTCCGATAGCCAAGACATCCAAATCCTGGGCCGCTTCGTCCGCGATCACTTACCTGACCTAGAACCGACACCTGCCATCACGGAACGCTGCATGTACACA AACACTCCTGATGAGCACTTCATTCTCGATCGCCACCCAAAGCATGACAACATTGTCATTGGAGCTGGATTCTCTG GGCACGGGTTCAAGCTGTCCCCGGTGGTGGGCAAGATCCTGTGTGAATTAAGCATGAAACTGCCATCATCCTATGACTTGACCCCTTTTCGAATCAGCCGCTTCCCTGGCCTTGGCCACACTCGGCATTGA